GTGGATCAACGTCCCTCTGGAATTGACCCAGAAGTAATGTCACAAGTTGGAACTCGCGTCACCTGTTTACTCAATGACGAAAAAGATATTGATGCTATCTTTACAGGGGTTTCTGGTGGGGCAAATTTGCGGTCAGTTCTCGCGAAACTTGATTCTAAGCAACAGGCCCTAATTCTGGGTCATGCGGTTCCCATGCCCGTAGTCGTGCGAACAAGACCCTTTGATCATAACTTCTACACTGAAATTGCTGATCCAGACTGGCAAGAAATGTCCGACCAGGAATTATTTGACACCGCCGAGGCGGCAAGGAGTGATTTAGGATTTTAAGTGTCACCAAATTCTCCAGAAATGGGAGTGATGATGCACCCGATAGGACAACGAATTCCTTGTTATCTTGATGCGATGAGAAGATGCTCACGCTTTGCTCCGCCCCATTATACCGTCAGGTTAATGGGAGATGAATCGTCGCCCAAAAAAATAAAGTCCGACAGGACAACCTTAAATCTTTTGTGTTAGAATTAATTTAACCACAAAGTTCAGCATAAGATGTTTGTCTTAGAGTTTAAGGTCAAAGCCAAAAAAGCTCAAACTCAAGCCATTGACGAAGCAATTCGGACGACACAATTCATCCGAAATAAGTGCATTCGTTACTGGATGGACAATCAAGGCGTTAATAAATACGCTCTCAACAAACTCTGTAAACAATTGGCAGAGGAGTTTTCTTGGGCTAAAGAACTAAACTCTATGGCAAGACAGTCTGCTGCTGAACGAGCTTGGTCTTCAATTAGTCGGTTCTATGACAACTGTAAAAAAGGAATTAATGGAAAGAAAGGGTATCCTCAGTTCCAAAAAAACAACCGCAGTGTTGAATATAAAACATCTGGCTGGAAGCTCGACCTAAATACCCGAAAGCATATAACTTTCACTGACAAAAAAGGCATTGGTCGGGTGAAATTAGTTGGAACTAGAGACTTACACTTCTATCATCCTGATGAAATTAAACGAGTACGGTTACTTCGCAGGGCTGACGGTTACTATTGTCAATTCCTGATTAATACAGAGGTAAAAGAACAATTAGAACCCACCAAGAGAACCATAGGATTAGATGTTGGTTTAGAATCCTTCTATACTGACTCTGATGGTCATAAAGAACCTAATCCTCGTTTCTTTAGAGAGGGAGAACAGAAATTAAAACGGCTTCAACGCCGTCTTTCTAAGAAACAGAAAGGATCATCTAATCGCAGAAAAGCTAGACAGAAGTTAGGTAAAGCACATTTAAGAATAAGTAGGCAACGTAAAGAACACGCCTTGAGACTGGCGCGTTGCGTAGTGAAGTCTAACGACTTCATCGCCTATGAAAACTTAAAGGTGTCTAACATGGTTAAGAACCACTGTCTAGCTAAGTCAATCTCAGATGTTGGTTGGTATCAGTTCCGAGTGTGGTTAGAGTATTTTGCACAAAAGTTTGGGAAAGTAGCGGTGGCTGTTCCTCCTCACTACACTTCTCAAGAATGCTCTAATTGCGGTCGAATTGTGAAAAAGTCTCTATCAACTAGAACCCATGCTTGTCAGTGTGGGACTAAATTGGATAGAGATGAAAATGCCGCGATTAACATTCTGAGAGAAGGACTCCGTACAGTCGGGCGGACTGGAACGGCTGGCTTCGAGCCAGACTCAAAGCTTGTGGAGAGACCCGCTTCTACTTCAGTTGTTTCCGAACAATTGGGGCAAGCGGACTCGTCTGCTGGAAACCTAGTTTCTAGTAGTTAGAAGCAAGAATCTCCCACTATAATCTCTGATTTAGTGGGAGAGCGTCAATCGTGTACGTGCTTTTGGGCAAACAGGTGGGGGAGAGTTTACCCTTAAGCTCACTCGTTTACAACCGATAGAAGAAAACTGAGTTGGTATATGACAAAATTGCTGATTAGCAACGATGATGGCATTTTTGCGATGGGAGTTCGGACGCTTGCTAATACCCTTGCTACTGCCGGATATGATGTCACCGTAGTTTGTCCAGACCGTGAACGTTCGGCTACGGGTCATGGGTTAACCTTACATCAGCCAATACGGGCTAATATTGTCGATAGTTTATTTCATTCTTCGGTTACGGCTTGGTCTTGTTCAGGGACTCCCTCTGATTGTGTCAAATTTGCCTTAAGCGCAGTGTTAGATTCTCCTCCTGATTTTGTCCTTTCTGGAATTAATCATGGCTCAAATTTAGGGACTGATATTCTCTATTCAGGAACCGTCTCCGCCGCGATGGAGGGAACTATTGATGGCATTCCGAGCCTTGCCTTAAGTTTAGCTAGTTATACGGCAACTGAGTTTACTACTGCAGCGATAGTTGCCCGACAATTACTAGAAAAATTACCCCCAATTCCGCAAGGAACCCTCCTCAATGTGAATATTCCGCCAGTTAGCAAAGAAGAAATTGCAGGCACGATGCTGGTTCGACAAGGTTTAAGGCGTTATATTGAACAATTTGAAAAACGGCTTGATCCTCGAGGTAAAAGCTATTACTGGCTAGCGGGAGAAGTCATTGAGGAAATGCCTCAACCCGAAGCTAAAGAGTTACCTACAGATGTGATGACTGATATAGAAGCAATTAAACACAACTATGTCACTTTAACCCCGCTAGAGTTTGATCTTACCAATAGTCACAGTTTTCAAGCCTTAGCAAATGATGGAGTGAATTATTTGAATCTTTAAAATGTAACTTAATTTTACAGATTTGGGAAACAAGCCCCTAAGACTTGACATTTTTTTGGGCAAACTGTAACAATATATACAGAAATAAATTAAATCGTTCATCTTTCTAGCTGAATTTGAAACCTAGAAAGACGGAAGTAGGGGTTATTTCCCGAAGGAACGCGCCTCAACCCATCACAACAGATAAAGGAGGCGGAATCCATGAAACTTACATATCGTGGTACTCAGTACGAAAAAAATGCACCCGTTGTTGAAACGCAACCCAAAGAAGTAGTTGGACGCTATCGCGGTTTAGACTGGCGTTTTTACGGGGCGAAAAAACCCTTATATTTGCAACCACGAGCTAATTTAACTTATCGCGGAGTTACCTATCAGGTACATCCTACTGTTGCTAATACTCCCGATGTTTCTGTTAAGCCTAATGCCAAGTTAGAACCCGTTGAAACTAAAGCACAGAGCTTAATGCGAAATCAGGTGCTAAAATTCAAAAAACGTCAAAAAGCTATGCTCAGTCGCGCTACAGCAGAAGTAAAAAGTCACTAAACGATTAGATAACTAAGAGACGTTAGCAGGGGGGTTTCTCCCTGCTTTTTTTGATCCTGATCGCGAAACGTTTGCTCAGCCCTCATGCTAAATTTGATCCAATAACGGGTTAAAAAAGGCAAGTAATGCAATTTAAATTAAATATTTGGCGACAACCCCATCCCAAAGCCCAAGGAAAAATGGTTGAGTATGAACTGGATCAAATTTCTCCAGATACTTCCTTCTTAGAAATGCTTGACATCCTCAATGAACAATTAATTGCTTCGGGAGAAGAGCCTGTCGCCTTTGATCATGACTGTCGCGAAGGGATTTGTGGCAGTTGCTCAATGATGATTAATGGGGTTCCCCACGGGGCAAAAAAAACGACCACTTGCCAGTTATATATGCGTCACTTCCATCAAGGGGAGACAATTACGATTGAACCCTGGCGAGCCCAGCCTTTTCCTGTCATTAAAGATTTAGTGGTTGATCGCTCTGCTTTTGATGAAATTATCCAGTCTGGGGGGTTTATTACCGCTCGTACGGGAAGTGCCCCTGAAGCAAATACGACTCCTATCCCGAAAGAAGTTGCCGATCAAGCTATGGACGCAGCGGTTTGTATTGGTTGTGGGGCTTGTGTTGCTGCTTGTAAAAATGCTTCAGCAATGCTATTTGTGGGGTCGAAAGTTGCTCACCTGAATCGCCTACCTCAAGGGCAACCTGAAAAAGATCGGCGAGTTCTAAATATTGTAGAAACAATGGATCAGTTAGGATTTGGTAATTGTACTAATTATGGGGAATGTCAGGCAGCTTGCCCGCAAGGAATTACGCTTGATGTCATTTCTAAGCTCAATCGTGACTATGCTGTGGCGAAGGCTCGTCAATTTTTTAAGTCAAAGTGATGTTCTCGCGCCATTAGGATAGCTAGGAGAGGAAGGTCTAATCCAAATTGTAATCCCCTTTTTCTTCAGCGGCTTTTTGAGTCGGGGAAAATATTTTTAGTTGACCTTGTTTAGAAGCTGTGTCACCGCGTCTGCGTTCAGAGGTTCGTTCTTCGCTGGTTTCTTCGGCAATCACTTCATAAAGAATCGCCTGTTTATCTTTGGTGTTTCCTTTTCTTAAAATGCGTCCTAATCGTTGCACATATTCCCGAGTAGAACTGGTTCCCGATAAAATAATCGCAATTCTTGCATCTGGAACATCAACACCTTCATTCAAAACATGAGAGGCAACTAGGGTTTTATAGTCTCCTGTTTTAAATTTTTGCAGGATTAAATGGCGTTCTTTCACTGGGGTTTGATGGGTAATTGCAGGAATTAAAAAGTCTTGAGAAATCCGATAAACTGTCGCATTATCATTGGTAAAAATTAAAATTGGTTCTGGGGAATGTTTGGTAATTAATTCGGTTAAGACTCGCAGTTTACTTTCTGTTCCTAGTGCAATTTCTTTGGCCTGGCGATGGGCTAGCATGGCGCGTCTTCCCTGTTGGCTACGCGCACTTTCTTTGACAAATAATTGCCAGCCTTTTAAGTTAGATAAGGAAATTCGCTTCTGTTTTAAGAATTGATTGCGGGTTTTAATGGCTTCTTGGTAAGTTTCTTTCTCTTTTGGGGAGAGTTTGACTTTAATTTCAACGGTTTTATAACGAGCAAGGGCTTCACCTGATAAAGTTTGTGGGGTTTTTCGGAATACAATAGAGCCAATCAGGGCTTCTAGTTCCCGTTCATTACCATCAGAACGTTCGGGAGTTGCTGTCAGTCCTAAACGATAAGGCGCGATCGCGCTTTCAGCAATGACTCGATAGAAATCTGTTGGGAGATGGTGACATTCATCAAAAATAAGTAGCGCATATTGATTCCCTAAGGCTTCTGCGTGAATGGCGGCACTTTGGTAAGTGGCAACTAAAATACTACTGCGATCATGAGAGCCTCCCCCCAATAACCCCAACTCAATATCAGGAAATGCTGCTTCTAATTGGGCATACCACTGGTGCATTAAATCTAAGGTGGGAACAACAATTAACGTTGTTCGGGGCGTGGCTTCCATGGCTAACTGCGCTAAATAGGTTTTTCCCGCAGCAGTGGGTAGCACTACAACTCCTTGTCTTCCCGCTTCCTTCCATTGTTGTAAGGCTTCAGCTTGATGGGAGTAGGGAGTCATTTCAAAGCGAGGATTTAAATGAAGAGAGTAAAAGGCTTTTGCCTCATCTGTAAAGCAAATTTCCTCCTGTTGGAGGGCTTCGACTAAAGCACGATAATGAATGGCTGGGATGCGAAATTTCTCCACGCGATCATCCCAAGTGGCAAAATCAAGCCAAACTTTTCCCCTTGGCGGCGGATGTAATAGTAAAGTTCCTTGATGATACCACAGTTTAGGAGTTCGTCTTGACATGAGGGATTTATTGTCTTAAAACCAACAAAGAAAATGGCGTTAAAATAATCTCTTCTTCTCCTTGATAAATAATCTCTTCTGATAATAACCGTGGTTCATTCGTATCAATAATTATGTGCCAATTGCTGCTTTGTAACGGTAAAGGAAGTCTAAATTTAGTTTCCTCTTGATGGCAATTAAAAAATAAGAGAAAGTTATCATCACTAATTCGTTTTCCGTGGGAATCAGGTTCAGATAACTCTTTACCATTGAGAAAGACGGTAATGGCTTGGGTGAGTGGTTCATGTTCCCATTGTTCTTCGCTACAAGCACTGCCATCAGGATGATACCAGCAAATATCACTAACTTGGGAACCATGAATTGCCCGCTCTTGAAACCAATTCCGACGATGAAAGACGGGATGTTGTTGACGAAAGGCAATTAATTCTTGGGTAAAGGCAAGTAATTCTTTATTTTCTGGCGATAACTCCCAATTAAACCAAGTGAGTTCATTATCTTGGCAATAGGCATTATTATTTCCTTGTTGACTACGCCCTATTTCATCCCCGCCAAGTAACATGGGTACTCCCTGAGATAACATCAGGGTTACAAGGAAATTCCGTTGTTGGCGCGATCGCGCTTTTAAGATTTCTGGATCATCGGTTTCCCCTTCCGCCCCAAAATTCCAAGATCGATTATAATCCTCTCCATCATGGTTATTCTCTCCATTTGCCTCATTATGCTTTTCGTTGTAACTCACTAAATCCCGAAGCGTAAACCCATCATGGGCGGTAATAAAATTAATACTGGCATGAGGTAATTTACCATTCGCTTGATATAAATCAGGGCTACCAGTAAAGCGATGAGCAAACTCTTGTAAGGTATTGTTTTCACCACGCCAAAAGTCACGTACAGTGTCGCGATATTTGCCATTCCATTCTGACCAAAGGAGGGGGAAGTTCCCCACTTGATACCCCCCTTCTCCTACATCCCACGGTTCAGCAATTAATTTCACATTGGAGAGAACTGGGTCTTGATGGATAATATCAAAAAACGCTGCCAGACTATTCACTTCATACAACTCTCTGGCTAATGCAGAGGCTAAATCAAAGCGAAAGCCATCTACGTGCATTTCTTGCACCCAATAGCGCAAACTATCCATGATCAGTTTTAAGATTTGGGGATGCCTAACATTTAGAGAATTTCCACAGCCAGTAAAATCCATGTAATAGCGCGGATCATGATCCACTAAGCGGTAATAAGTCGCATTATCAATCCCGCGAAAAGAAATGGTTGGCCCCAAATGATTCCCTTCTCCCGTATGGTTATAAACAACATCTAGAATTACCTCAATTCCTGCTTGATGTAGGGCTTTGACCATCCCCTTAAATTCTTTAATTTGTTCGCCCCTGTTACCGCTAGCACTATAGCCAGAATAGGGGGCAAAATAGCCAATCGAATCATATCCCCAGTAATTGCGTAGCCCTTTATTCACTAAATGCCCCGGATAAGCTAAAAAGTGATGCACAGGTAGCAATTCTACTGCGGTGATGCCAAGAGACTGAAGATGATTAATAGCACTGGGTGAGGCTAACCCAGCGTAAGTGCCTTTGAGATGATCAGGAATTTGAGGATGTTGTTGGGTAAACCCTTTAACATGAACTTCATAGATGATGCTTTCCGATAAAGGGGTTTGTAACAGTTTGTCCCCTTCCCAGTCAAAAAAAGGATTAACGACAACACACTTGGGAATTAAATGACTATCATCGGTGTTAGAACAGGCTAAGTCTTGTTCCTCTGTTTCCCAGGGATAAGCAAAAGTTTCTTCTCCATAATGAATGTCCCCGGTAATGGCGGCAGCATAGGGATCAATTAGAATTTTTTTGCGGTTAAAGCGATGACCTTTTCGGGGGCTAAAGTCGCCATGAACGCGGTAATTATAACGTTGTCCGGGTTGTAATCCTGGGATATAGCCATGCCAAACATAGTTATGAACTTCTTTTAGGGGGAGACGAATTTCATGATCTTGTTCGGTAAAGAGGCAAAGTTCAATCTCAGTTGCATTTTCCGAGAAGATAGCAAAATTCACCCCTTCTCCATCCCATGTTGCGCCGAGGGGGTGAGGTTTTCCGGGCCAAACGTCTAAATTCACACTTTCATTTCCAATAGGTTCCTTAATCAATAGTTTACAAGTTTATTCTTTTGGTTTCTGTTTAAACTAGAGATATATCAATAAAAAGGCAAAAATGTTTACAACCACACCAGTAACTTCCCCCGAAATTATAGCTGGCTTTCAGGCGTTATCTGAGCCCTTGCGGTTACAGATTTTAGACTTATTAAAGGAACAAGAGTTGTGTGTTTGTGAGTTGCGCGATCGCGTTTCTGTTTCACAATCTAAATTATCCTTTCACTTGAAGATTTTACGGGAAGCTAATTTAGCGCGATCGCGTCAAGAAGGGCGTTGGGTTTATTACTCCCTAAACTTGCCCCAATTTTTACAATTAGAGCAATATCTTGCCCAACTACGAGAGAATGCAACCATGCAACCAGCCAATCAATGTTCACAAGACTATTCTTAACTTTGCTAGCCACTTCAGTGATTTAAAACTGGCAATCATTGAGATTAGTTTGGCTTAAATTCGTTTCTTCCAGATTTGCCCCTTGTAATTTCGCACCACTGAGATTAGCTAAAGCAAGGCTCGCGCGATGAAAATCTGCCTCCTTAAGGTTAGCATTACTCAAATAAGCCCCCGACAAGTCCGCACCGCTCAACTTAGCCCCCTGTAAATTGCTTTCTGAGAGATCCGCATCCGTGAGATCAGCCCCTCGTAAATTAACCCGAGACCAATGTGCTCGATTCAAGTCTAACCCTCTTAAAGTAGTTCCTCGCAGATTAGCACCAGCAAAATCTAACTGGGGATTAAGATTAGCAATTTGACATAATTCAAGAAAATTATTGCTAGAGGCATTTTTGATGGCTTCTAGCGTTGCGAGTAGCTCTTTAGGATCGGCTTGAATGGGCTCCACAGGAAATAAAACGCCTCCTTGAGTTTTTTCATTCATCTCAAAAGAAATTAACGGAGACTGACATTGAGATTCCAGTAAAAAAAGAACAATTTTGCGATTGAGAACTGCTTGTTTATTAGGTCGCAGATCATGTCGCCATAAACCATCAATTTCAGTAATTAGAATGTCAGATTCTCCCACTGTATAGGTTGCTTCCAGTGACCAATTAGGGGAATTTGTGGTAATTGTGCCTAAAGGAACTCCG
This window of the Euhalothece natronophila Z-M001 genome carries:
- a CDS encoding succinate dehydrogenase/fumarate reductase iron-sulfur subunit, whose product is MQFKLNIWRQPHPKAQGKMVEYELDQISPDTSFLEMLDILNEQLIASGEEPVAFDHDCREGICGSCSMMINGVPHGAKKTTTCQLYMRHFHQGETITIEPWRAQPFPVIKDLVVDRSAFDEIIQSGGFITARTGSAPEANTTPIPKEVADQAMDAAVCIGCGACVAACKNASAMLFVGSKVAHLNRLPQGQPEKDRRVLNIVETMDQLGFGNCTNYGECQAACPQGITLDVISKLNRDYAVAKARQFFKSK
- the glgX gene encoding glycogen debranching protein GlgX, with the translated sequence MIKEPIGNESVNLDVWPGKPHPLGATWDGEGVNFAIFSENATEIELCLFTEQDHEIRLPLKEVHNYVWHGYIPGLQPGQRYNYRVHGDFSPRKGHRFNRKKILIDPYAAAITGDIHYGEETFAYPWETEEQDLACSNTDDSHLIPKCVVVNPFFDWEGDKLLQTPLSESIIYEVHVKGFTQQHPQIPDHLKGTYAGLASPSAINHLQSLGITAVELLPVHHFLAYPGHLVNKGLRNYWGYDSIGYFAPYSGYSASGNRGEQIKEFKGMVKALHQAGIEVILDVVYNHTGEGNHLGPTISFRGIDNATYYRLVDHDPRYYMDFTGCGNSLNVRHPQILKLIMDSLRYWVQEMHVDGFRFDLASALARELYEVNSLAAFFDIIHQDPVLSNVKLIAEPWDVGEGGYQVGNFPLLWSEWNGKYRDTVRDFWRGENNTLQEFAHRFTGSPDLYQANGKLPHASINFITAHDGFTLRDLVSYNEKHNEANGENNHDGEDYNRSWNFGAEGETDDPEILKARSRQQRNFLVTLMLSQGVPMLLGGDEIGRSQQGNNNAYCQDNELTWFNWELSPENKELLAFTQELIAFRQQHPVFHRRNWFQERAIHGSQVSDICWYHPDGSACSEEQWEHEPLTQAITVFLNGKELSEPDSHGKRISDDNFLLFFNCHQEETKFRLPLPLQSSNWHIIIDTNEPRLLSEEIIYQGEEEIILTPFSLLVLRQ
- a CDS encoding DUF4278 domain-containing protein; the encoded protein is MKLTYRGTQYEKNAPVVETQPKEVVGRYRGLDWRFYGAKKPLYLQPRANLTYRGVTYQVHPTVANTPDVSVKPNAKLEPVETKAQSLMRNQVLKFKKRQKAMLSRATAEVKSH
- a CDS encoding ArsR/SmtB family transcription factor — protein: MFTTTPVTSPEIIAGFQALSEPLRLQILDLLKEQELCVCELRDRVSVSQSKLSFHLKILREANLARSRQEGRWVYYSLNLPQFLQLEQYLAQLRENATMQPANQCSQDYS
- the surE gene encoding 5'/3'-nucleotidase SurE produces the protein MTKLLISNDDGIFAMGVRTLANTLATAGYDVTVVCPDRERSATGHGLTLHQPIRANIVDSLFHSSVTAWSCSGTPSDCVKFALSAVLDSPPDFVLSGINHGSNLGTDILYSGTVSAAMEGTIDGIPSLALSLASYTATEFTTAAIVARQLLEKLPPIPQGTLLNVNIPPVSKEEIAGTMLVRQGLRRYIEQFEKRLDPRGKSYYWLAGEVIEEMPQPEAKELPTDVMTDIEAIKHNYVTLTPLEFDLTNSHSFQALANDGVNYLNL
- a CDS encoding DEAD/DEAH box helicase, with amino-acid sequence MSRRTPKLWYHQGTLLLHPPPRGKVWLDFATWDDRVEKFRIPAIHYRALVEALQQEEICFTDEAKAFYSLHLNPRFEMTPYSHQAEALQQWKEAGRQGVVVLPTAAGKTYLAQLAMEATPRTTLIVVPTLDLMHQWYAQLEAAFPDIELGLLGGGSHDRSSILVATYQSAAIHAEALGNQYALLIFDECHHLPTDFYRVIAESAIAPYRLGLTATPERSDGNERELEALIGSIVFRKTPQTLSGEALARYKTVEIKVKLSPKEKETYQEAIKTRNQFLKQKRISLSNLKGWQLFVKESARSQQGRRAMLAHRQAKEIALGTESKLRVLTELITKHSPEPILIFTNDNATVYRISQDFLIPAITHQTPVKERHLILQKFKTGDYKTLVASHVLNEGVDVPDARIAIILSGTSSTREYVQRLGRILRKGNTKDKQAILYEVIAEETSEERTSERRRGDTASKQGQLKIFSPTQKAAEEKGDYNLD
- a CDS encoding pentapeptide repeat-containing protein — its product is MTQPLRLTQSTELLDLTLIATPSSDNSNSQEIQLAVEGQFRPQVFSLGEGQVKYGLTGGILQFHLQEAYFSSFSEEIKNYLPVIKFPSADHPTWKFALGAGADILETTLDGVPLGTITTNSPNWSLEATYTVGESDILITEIDGLWRHDLRPNKQAVLNRKIVLFLLESQCQSPLISFEMNEKTQGGVLFPVEPIQADPKELLATLEAIKNASSNNFLELCQIANLNPQLDFAGANLRGTTLRGLDLNRAHWSRVNLRGADLTDADLSESNLQGAKLSGADLSGAYLSNANLKEADFHRASLALANLSGAKLQGANLEETNLSQTNLNDCQF
- a CDS encoding RNA-guided endonuclease InsQ/TnpB family protein, with protein sequence MFVLEFKVKAKKAQTQAIDEAIRTTQFIRNKCIRYWMDNQGVNKYALNKLCKQLAEEFSWAKELNSMARQSAAERAWSSISRFYDNCKKGINGKKGYPQFQKNNRSVEYKTSGWKLDLNTRKHITFTDKKGIGRVKLVGTRDLHFYHPDEIKRVRLLRRADGYYCQFLINTEVKEQLEPTKRTIGLDVGLESFYTDSDGHKEPNPRFFREGEQKLKRLQRRLSKKQKGSSNRRKARQKLGKAHLRISRQRKEHALRLARCVVKSNDFIAYENLKVSNMVKNHCLAKSISDVGWYQFRVWLEYFAQKFGKVAVAVPPHYTSQECSNCGRIVKKSLSTRTHACQCGTKLDRDENAAINILREGLRTVGRTGTAGFEPDSKLVERPASTSVVSEQLGQADSSAGNLVSSS